In a single window of the Micrococcaceae bacterium Sec5.7 genome:
- a CDS encoding DUF1003 domain-containing protein, which translates to MSEHKSTWHDQHKAGLSRGQRAADLMRNGMGSWQFVGSFIGFMIVWALLNSLVLGSGGWDPYPYILLNLFLSMLAGLQGAILLIAAKRQDGIAAAMAQHDYDTDVRAEAEIARLTTINNQQLEILQELRQLIGERGSGQKTAPQ; encoded by the coding sequence ATGAGCGAACATAAAAGCACGTGGCACGACCAGCACAAGGCCGGACTCAGCAGAGGCCAGCGGGCTGCCGACCTCATGCGGAACGGCATGGGCAGCTGGCAGTTCGTGGGCAGCTTCATAGGCTTCATGATTGTGTGGGCGCTGCTGAATTCCCTGGTCCTCGGCTCCGGAGGTTGGGATCCGTATCCGTACATTCTCCTGAACCTTTTCCTGTCCATGCTGGCCGGCCTGCAGGGCGCCATCCTGCTCATTGCCGCCAAGCGCCAGGACGGCATCGCAGCCGCAATGGCCCAGCATGACTACGACACCGATGTGCGGGCCGAGGCTGAAATCGCGCGGCTCACCACCATCAACAACCAGCAGCTGGAAATACTCCAGGAGCTCCGGCAACTGATCGGTGAGCGCGGTTCCGGCCAGAAAACCGCACCTCAGTAG
- a CDS encoding SDR family oxidoreductase gives MAGLPALAITGSTGNLGGMVARQLADAGLAQRLLVRDAGRAPELEGADPVVFSYGDAAPAASALEGVKTLFMVSAAEAEDRLQQHFTFVDAAAAAGVEHVVYTSFYGAAPDATFTLARDHYATEERIRESGMAFTFLRDNFYLDFLPMLAGEDGVIRGPAGDGVVSAVTREDIVRCAVAVLGDPVLHVGATYNLTGPEEISLARAAELLTASTGRTISYLPETVEEAYASRASYGAPGWQVDAWVSTYTAMAAGEMAGLSADVHGLTGREPLGLAEFVKRSRL, from the coding sequence GTGGCCGGCCTTCCGGCGCTCGCGATCACCGGTTCCACCGGAAATCTGGGCGGGATGGTGGCCCGGCAGCTCGCCGACGCTGGCCTTGCCCAGCGTCTGCTGGTGCGCGACGCCGGACGGGCGCCGGAGCTGGAAGGTGCGGATCCCGTGGTGTTCAGTTATGGCGACGCGGCGCCGGCCGCCTCGGCTCTGGAGGGTGTGAAGACCCTGTTTATGGTGTCAGCTGCGGAAGCCGAGGACCGGTTGCAGCAGCATTTCACGTTCGTTGATGCGGCTGCCGCGGCGGGAGTGGAGCACGTGGTCTACACCTCGTTCTATGGTGCGGCCCCGGACGCCACCTTCACCCTGGCCCGGGACCACTACGCCACGGAAGAACGGATCAGGGAATCCGGGATGGCGTTCACGTTTCTACGGGACAACTTCTACCTGGATTTCCTGCCGATGTTGGCGGGCGAGGACGGGGTCATCCGTGGCCCTGCCGGTGACGGGGTGGTATCTGCCGTGACGCGGGAGGACATTGTCCGGTGCGCAGTGGCCGTGCTGGGTGATCCCGTGCTGCACGTGGGTGCAACGTACAACCTCACGGGTCCGGAAGAGATCTCGCTGGCCCGGGCCGCGGAGCTGCTGACTGCGTCCACCGGCCGTACTATTTCCTACCTTCCGGAAACCGTTGAGGAAGCCTACGCCTCACGCGCTTCCTACGGCGCGCCGGGGTGGCAGGTTGACGCGTGGGTGAGCACGTACACGGCTATGGCGGCCGGTGAAATGGCAGGGCTGTCCGCTGATGTGCACGGGCTGACGGGACGGGAGCCGCTGGGGCTGGCGGAGTTCGTGAAGAGGTCACGGCTGTAG
- a CDS encoding dihydrofolate reductase family protein — protein sequence MKLTVNTFVSLDGVMQGPGGRDEDTSGGFGRGGWLVPHADEDMGQIVDGWFAEADAILLGRTTFQMMQRYWEQVTDPENTVAAALNNLPKYLVSATIREPTWKNTTVLPGNFLEAIDDLKSQPGRELQVHGSHRLARALHDAGLVDEYRLLCFPVVVGEGKRLFETGAAPSNFTLVKSKTTSAGAVHLVLLPTAFGAGDFEVRDGKEAVRE from the coding sequence ATGAAACTCACGGTCAATACCTTCGTCAGCCTTGACGGCGTTATGCAGGGTCCGGGCGGCAGGGACGAAGACACCTCCGGCGGGTTTGGCCGCGGCGGCTGGCTGGTCCCTCATGCCGACGAAGACATGGGACAGATCGTCGACGGCTGGTTCGCTGAAGCAGATGCCATATTGCTCGGAAGGACCACATTCCAGATGATGCAGCGGTACTGGGAACAGGTGACGGACCCGGAAAATACCGTAGCCGCAGCACTCAACAACCTGCCAAAGTACCTTGTCTCCGCCACCATCCGGGAGCCGACATGGAAGAATACCACCGTGCTGCCGGGCAACTTCCTGGAGGCCATCGACGATCTCAAGTCCCAGCCAGGGCGTGAACTCCAGGTGCACGGAAGCCACCGGCTTGCCCGCGCCCTTCACGACGCCGGACTCGTGGACGAATACCGGCTGCTCTGCTTTCCGGTGGTGGTGGGAGAGGGGAAACGGCTTTTCGAGACGGGCGCGGCGCCGTCAAACTTCACGCTGGTCAAGAGCAAAACCACCAGTGCCGGCGCGGTCCACCTGGTACTTCTGCCCACGGCGTTCGGAGCCGGAGACTTCGAAGTACGGGACGGCAAGGAAGCTGTCCGGGAGTAG
- a CDS encoding sulfite oxidase, whose product MAAPHSSEPTFGPLTAEELQLAVRNHSMPLEALRNDITPPGLHYLLTHFDIPHVDANTWVLRIGGAVRHPLEMGMFALRARPRISVPVTLECAGNGRSLLRPRPLSQPWVLEAVGTAEWSGVPLAHLLEEAEVDPDAVEVVFTGADAGIQGGVRHRYERSLPLSEAMRPDVVLAYRMNGQPLPPQHGFPLRLVVPGWYGMASVKWLQSIEVVTRPFGGFQQSVAYRYQAGADDVGRPVTRIRVRSLMVPPGIPDFFTRRRILPHGPVMLRGRAWSGEGAVERVEVGIDGKWIPAHLEEPSGPFAWSAWSLPWVADPGEHELACRATDSTGAGQPLEQNWNYQGMGNNEVQRVRVSVE is encoded by the coding sequence ATGGCCGCGCCGCATTCAAGTGAACCGACTTTCGGCCCGCTGACGGCCGAGGAACTCCAGCTCGCCGTCCGGAACCATTCCATGCCGCTGGAGGCCCTCCGCAACGACATCACTCCGCCGGGCCTGCATTATCTGTTGACGCATTTTGACATCCCCCATGTCGACGCCAATACCTGGGTGCTGAGAATCGGCGGGGCGGTGCGGCACCCGCTGGAAATGGGCATGTTCGCCCTCCGCGCCCGCCCCAGGATCAGCGTTCCGGTGACGCTGGAGTGTGCAGGCAACGGACGTTCATTGCTCCGGCCGCGGCCCTTGAGCCAGCCGTGGGTACTGGAGGCCGTGGGGACGGCCGAGTGGTCCGGTGTGCCGCTGGCGCACCTGTTGGAGGAGGCGGAGGTGGACCCCGATGCCGTGGAAGTGGTGTTCACAGGCGCGGATGCGGGAATCCAGGGTGGCGTCCGGCACAGGTACGAACGGAGCCTGCCGCTGTCAGAGGCCATGCGTCCCGACGTCGTACTCGCTTACCGGATGAACGGGCAGCCGCTTCCCCCTCAGCACGGCTTTCCGCTGCGGCTGGTGGTCCCCGGCTGGTACGGAATGGCCAGCGTCAAATGGCTGCAGTCGATCGAGGTGGTCACCCGGCCATTCGGCGGTTTCCAGCAGTCGGTAGCGTACCGCTACCAGGCAGGCGCGGACGACGTCGGCCGGCCAGTCACGCGGATCCGGGTACGTTCGCTGATGGTCCCGCCGGGAATCCCGGACTTCTTCACGCGCCGGCGGATCCTGCCTCACGGGCCGGTGATGCTGCGGGGCCGGGCATGGTCCGGTGAAGGGGCAGTGGAGCGCGTGGAGGTAGGCATCGACGGGAAGTGGATTCCGGCCCACTTGGAAGAGCCGTCCGGACCGTTCGCGTGGTCTGCCTGGTCCCTGCCCTGGGTAGCCGATCCGGGAGAGCACGAGCTGGCCTGCCGCGCCACGGACTCGACCGGAGCCGGGCAGCCTCTGGAGCAGAACTGGAACTACCAGGGCATGGGCAACAACGAGGTGCAGCGGGTGCGGGTGAGCGTCGAATAG
- a CDS encoding RNA-binding S4 domain-containing protein has protein sequence MTSIPSSPATVRIDAWLWAVRAYKTRSAATAACRAGHVRVNGNPVKASQTVVPGDTVRVRQPGFERILEVRRLIAKRVGAEAASHCFTDHTPERPAAPALGLPQRDRGAGRPTKKDRREMERLRGED, from the coding sequence ATGACCAGCATTCCTTCCTCCCCTGCCACCGTCCGCATCGATGCGTGGCTTTGGGCCGTCCGCGCCTACAAGACACGCTCCGCGGCCACTGCGGCCTGCCGGGCGGGCCATGTGCGCGTCAACGGCAATCCGGTCAAGGCTTCGCAGACCGTGGTTCCCGGCGACACCGTCCGTGTGCGCCAGCCGGGCTTCGAACGCATCCTAGAGGTGCGCAGGCTGATCGCAAAGAGAGTCGGAGCCGAGGCCGCGTCCCACTGCTTCACCGACCACACTCCCGAGCGTCCCGCAGCACCGGCGCTGGGTCTTCCTCAGCGGGACCGTGGCGCGGGCCGCCCCACCAAGAAGGACCGTCGTGAGATGGAGCGGCTGCGCGGCGAGGATTAG
- a CDS encoding SDR family oxidoreductase: MLLQGKTALIYGAGGPIGGVVAREFAEQGATVYLAGRTEARLDKVARDILEAGGIAETAVVDALDEAQVNAFVDRVAKKSKRIDISFNLISYGDVQHPLMEISAEDFTQPVTAATRTHFLTTRAAARYMIKQRSGVVLMFGGSGPQTLAGLGGFKVALDAMEGQRRQWALELGKHGIRVVTMVTGGIVETIPWQMEGREEIVKEITETAHLNRTATLEDVGNVAAFIASDKAGSMTDATVNISSGGIVDY; this comes from the coding sequence ATGTTGCTGCAAGGCAAAACTGCTCTGATCTATGGTGCTGGCGGACCTATCGGTGGTGTAGTCGCCAGGGAGTTCGCGGAACAAGGTGCCACCGTCTACCTCGCCGGTCGCACTGAAGCCAGGCTGGACAAAGTGGCCCGGGACATCCTTGAGGCAGGCGGAATTGCCGAAACCGCCGTCGTCGACGCCCTCGACGAAGCGCAGGTGAATGCCTTCGTGGACCGTGTGGCCAAAAAATCAAAGCGGATCGACATCTCCTTCAACCTGATCTCCTACGGTGACGTCCAGCATCCGCTGATGGAGATCTCCGCCGAGGACTTCACCCAGCCCGTCACCGCCGCCACCCGTACCCACTTCCTCACCACGCGCGCCGCGGCGAGGTACATGATCAAACAGCGCTCCGGCGTAGTGCTGATGTTCGGCGGCTCCGGGCCGCAGACGCTTGCGGGACTCGGCGGCTTCAAAGTGGCGCTGGATGCGATGGAAGGGCAGCGTCGGCAGTGGGCCCTGGAGCTCGGTAAACACGGCATTCGCGTGGTCACCATGGTCACCGGCGGGATAGTGGAAACCATTCCCTGGCAGATGGAAGGGCGTGAAGAAATTGTGAAGGAGATCACCGAGACGGCCCACCTCAACCGGACCGCAACTCTTGAGGATGTGGGCAACGTGGCGGCGTTCATCGCCTCGGACAAAGCAGGCTCCATGACCGACGCCACCGTGAACATCTCCAGCGGCGGGATTGTGGACTACTGA